The following proteins are co-located in the Candidatus Krumholzibacteriia bacterium genome:
- a CDS encoding aldehyde dehydrogenase family protein, with product MSYRDILKTQNYIAGRWSAEGAGKTAVADKYSGAELATLPLATPAQMDAAIVAALGAAREFGAWSAGKRAAALERVRTHLQAHKEAFADLIVKEAGKPLGYARNEIDRCLTTLGTAAAEALRFSGEAVPLDFDAGEGKTAFTKRFPIGVVACITPFNFPLNLVLHKVAPALAVGCTVIVKPAPQAPLSTLALAGLIDTADYPAGVFNALACDIPVAEQLVTDERIAMLSFTGSEKVGWHLKSICGRKRVVLELGGNAAVLVDESADVDAAARLVAKGAYLYAGQVCISTQRIFVVDTVYDAFTNRLLKEIEAVRVGDPGDPEVIVGPMIDKGHLRRVESWVAEAVSGGAKVLAGGGVRDEKHNVYEPTLLTQTRPDMKVNREEVFGPVAVLEKVASFEEAVARTNDSQFGLQAGVFTNDFRHVKMAHEKLEVGGIMINNVPGFRVDSMPYGGVKNSGVGREGIRYAMEEMTEPRLLVY from the coding sequence GTGAGCTACCGCGATATCCTGAAGACGCAGAACTACATTGCCGGACGCTGGAGCGCGGAGGGCGCCGGGAAGACCGCAGTTGCGGACAAGTACTCCGGCGCGGAACTGGCCACCCTCCCGCTGGCGACGCCGGCGCAGATGGACGCCGCCATCGTGGCGGCGCTGGGAGCTGCGCGCGAGTTCGGCGCGTGGTCGGCGGGCAAGCGCGCGGCGGCGTTGGAGCGCGTGCGCACGCACTTGCAGGCGCATAAGGAGGCGTTCGCCGATCTCATCGTGAAGGAGGCCGGCAAGCCGCTCGGCTACGCGCGCAACGAGATCGACCGCTGCCTGACCACGCTGGGGACCGCGGCCGCCGAGGCACTGCGTTTTTCCGGCGAGGCGGTTCCGCTGGACTTCGACGCGGGGGAGGGCAAGACCGCCTTCACCAAGCGCTTTCCCATCGGGGTGGTGGCGTGCATCACGCCATTCAACTTTCCGCTCAACCTGGTGCTGCACAAGGTGGCGCCGGCGCTGGCGGTGGGCTGCACGGTGATCGTGAAGCCGGCGCCGCAGGCGCCGCTCTCCACGCTGGCGCTGGCCGGCCTGATCGACACGGCGGATTATCCGGCGGGTGTGTTCAACGCCCTGGCGTGCGACATCCCGGTGGCGGAGCAGTTGGTGACGGACGAGCGCATCGCGATGCTGTCGTTCACCGGCAGCGAGAAGGTGGGCTGGCACCTCAAGAGCATCTGCGGGCGCAAGCGCGTGGTGCTGGAGCTGGGCGGCAACGCGGCGGTGCTGGTGGACGAGAGCGCTGACGTTGACGCGGCAGCGCGACTGGTCGCGAAGGGTGCGTACCTCTACGCGGGACAGGTGTGCATTTCCACACAGCGCATCTTCGTGGTGGACACGGTGTACGACGCCTTCACCAATAGGCTTTTGAAGGAGATCGAGGCGGTGCGCGTGGGCGACCCCGGTGACCCGGAGGTAATCGTTGGGCCGATGATCGACAAAGGACACCTGCGTCGCGTGGAAAGCTGGGTGGCGGAAGCGGTTTCCGGCGGTGCGAAGGTCCTCGCGGGTGGTGGCGTGCGGGACGAGAAGCACAACGTCTACGAACCCACGCTGCTCACGCAAACCAGGCCGGACATGAAGGTCAACCGCGAGGAAGTGTTCGGTCCGGTCGCGGTGCTGGAGAAGGTGGCGAGCTTCGAAGAGGCCGTCGCGCGCACCAACGACAGCCAGTTCGGGCTCCAGGCGGGGGTCTTCACCAACGACTTCCGCCACGTGAAGATGGCGCACGAGAAGCTCGAGGTGGGCGGCATCATGATCAACAATGTGCCCGGGTTCCGCGTGGACAGCATGCCCTACGGTGGTGTCAAGAACTCCGGCGTCGGGCGCGAGGGCATCCGCTACGCCATGGAGGAGATGACCGAGCCGCGCCTGCTGGTGTACTGA
- a CDS encoding WD40 repeat domain-containing protein, translated as MDSERWQRIETLFDAALDQDPSRWDTFLDDHCRDDPTLRAEVASLLASHVVAPEAVAVARKPPLSAALIRWRGKIVLVALVLVIAALAFALRSEIARKNAAIQHSLAANETAAEARADAYVNAIAAAEAFLLVHENADARVRLEATPPELRGWEWRHLWQRLDRSLYRIEAHPGAIQRIAFAHDGSFFLTTSTDSTIGIWDAATGILRSRIGPLDAAINGVAIHPGNATIAAGLANGTVLVLGIASGTEQARFTGRGRAVVAFNSSGARLAAGFADGKVLEWRTDTRRPTGTIDAGGKLERVAYAENDRLMVTRDDAGRLRLWDTRTNRRVTNVSSHESSVSAILREWTLATDNPLTRTAGDAPATASAVDPVRGLLAVGSADGGVRVWPRDADDVPVFRVADDTQPPPAANDACVSPDGSLLACAADRREIGLWNVATGAQIARMETGRADLPTRVAFSPGGSHLFAADRGGNVLVFDPVARRRLLAFAAHSAAVLGLAVSPDGSVLVTAGADSTLKFWDAKNLAPRGEFRKLPGAVSKVAFAPDGTLAGACTDGVVRLWNVATGDTLRVLRGHTGAVTSLAYDADGTRIVSVAKEGEVRIWNAATGAVLDARQLNGVASACFVPDQTRLVVAGADAVVRVIDLGDGREVARLHGHGARILSLEASAAYGGVVSASADGSARLWDAK; from the coding sequence ATGGACTCCGAACGCTGGCAACGAATCGAGACCCTGTTCGACGCCGCCCTCGACCAGGACCCGTCGCGGTGGGACACGTTTCTCGACGACCACTGTCGCGACGACCCCACGCTGCGCGCGGAAGTGGCCTCCCTGCTGGCCTCGCACGTGGTGGCACCGGAGGCCGTCGCCGTGGCGCGGAAGCCACCCCTGTCCGCGGCCCTCATCCGCTGGCGCGGGAAGATTGTCCTTGTGGCGCTGGTGCTGGTGATCGCCGCCCTGGCGTTCGCGCTGCGCTCCGAGATCGCCCGCAAGAACGCGGCCATCCAGCACAGCCTCGCCGCGAACGAAACCGCCGCGGAAGCCCGCGCCGACGCCTACGTCAACGCCATCGCGGCCGCGGAGGCGTTCCTCCTGGTCCACGAGAACGCCGACGCGCGCGTGCGCCTCGAAGCGACCCCGCCGGAGTTGCGCGGCTGGGAGTGGCGTCATCTGTGGCAGCGCCTCGACCGCAGCCTGTACCGCATCGAGGCACACCCGGGCGCCATCCAGAGAATTGCCTTCGCGCACGACGGGTCATTCTTCCTGACCACATCCACCGACAGCACCATCGGCATTTGGGACGCCGCCACCGGCATCCTGCGAAGCCGCATCGGTCCGTTGGACGCGGCCATCAACGGCGTCGCCATCCACCCCGGCAACGCGACCATTGCCGCCGGCCTGGCCAACGGCACCGTGCTCGTGCTGGGCATCGCCAGCGGGACGGAGCAGGCGCGCTTCACCGGCAGGGGGCGGGCGGTGGTGGCGTTCAACAGCAGTGGCGCGAGACTGGCGGCGGGGTTTGCCGATGGCAAGGTCCTCGAGTGGCGAACGGACACGCGCCGGCCCACCGGCACCATCGACGCGGGCGGCAAACTGGAGCGCGTTGCCTACGCGGAGAACGACCGGCTGATGGTGACCCGCGACGACGCCGGGCGCCTGCGGTTGTGGGACACGCGCACCAACCGGCGCGTCACCAATGTGTCGTCCCACGAAAGCAGCGTTTCCGCGATCCTCCGGGAATGGACGTTGGCCACCGACAACCCGCTCACCCGAACCGCGGGCGACGCCCCCGCCACCGCCAGTGCGGTCGATCCGGTGCGCGGCCTGCTCGCGGTGGGGAGCGCCGACGGGGGCGTGCGCGTGTGGCCGCGCGACGCCGACGACGTCCCGGTGTTTCGCGTTGCCGACGACACACAACCACCGCCCGCGGCCAACGACGCCTGCGTGAGCCCCGACGGATCTCTGCTGGCATGCGCTGCGGACCGGCGTGAAATCGGCCTGTGGAACGTCGCGACCGGCGCCCAGATCGCGCGCATGGAGACCGGTCGCGCCGACCTCCCCACGCGCGTTGCATTCAGCCCCGGCGGTTCGCACCTGTTCGCCGCCGACCGCGGCGGCAACGTGCTGGTGTTCGACCCGGTGGCGCGGCGCCGCTTGCTGGCCTTCGCGGCGCATTCAGCGGCGGTGCTGGGCCTCGCCGTCTCCCCGGACGGGAGCGTGCTGGTGACCGCGGGGGCGGATTCAACGCTCAAGTTCTGGGACGCGAAGAACCTCGCGCCGCGCGGCGAGTTTCGCAAACTCCCGGGCGCGGTGAGCAAGGTGGCGTTCGCACCCGACGGCACGCTGGCCGGCGCGTGCACGGACGGCGTCGTTCGCCTGTGGAACGTGGCCACCGGCGACACGCTGCGCGTGTTGCGCGGACACACGGGCGCGGTGACCAGCCTCGCCTACGACGCGGATGGAACGCGCATCGTTTCGGTTGCGAAGGAAGGTGAGGTGCGGATATGGAACGCGGCCACGGGGGCGGTACTCGACGCACGGCAGCTCAATGGGGTGGCATCGGCCTGTTTCGTTCCCGACCAGACGCGCCTCGTTGTGGCCGGCGCTGATGCTGTCGTTCGCGTCATCGACCTCGGGGATGGGCGCGAAGTCGCCCGCCTGCACGGTCACGGCGCGCGAATTCTCTCCCTGGAGGCGTCCGCTGCGTACGGGGGCGTCGTTTCCGCCTCCGCCGACGGCAGCGCGCGCCTGTGGGACGCAAAGTAG
- a CDS encoding biotin carboxylase yields MPKQLPVKPLRSVSDIRRFFHRNEVPIYFISATNFNLLGADEWIKGFRFIAYIECFDGLHPNVFSPGEELPHEEFQSIEDINNYLLSHPEVVAFVEARKHDGKAGKALFLMFDEKTEALAKKLGLEICFPSAEMRTFLDNKVNTNRIAEKAGVPCVPYVLSPVRDYDHLRSLTKRLGEHLVIQTPFGDSGHTTFFISTREDFARHRDEIIGEKEVKIMKRIRCRGAAIEACVTRHGTIVAPLMTELVGFSELTPYRGGWCGNEIYPEAFTATIRRNARKYTQMFGDQLRQEGYKGYFELDFLVDQDSRELYLGELNPRVTGASSITNHAVFALADAPLFIFHILEWMDQPYQLNVRSLNARWARPENIDRWSQLVIKHTRNTIEQVTSAPRSGIWRMQPDGRIKFNRMDTHRRAVESADEAFFLRITGEGDYLYEGADMGILVMRDRLMTNDFKLTDRARRWIDAIRASYRAEAPSNHQAIANQIRDAAEFKMM; encoded by the coding sequence ATGCCCAAGCAACTGCCAGTCAAACCACTACGAAGCGTCTCGGACATCCGCCGGTTCTTTCATCGTAATGAGGTGCCGATCTATTTCATCAGCGCCACCAATTTCAACCTTCTGGGCGCGGACGAATGGATCAAGGGATTCCGGTTCATCGCCTACATCGAGTGCTTCGACGGATTGCATCCCAACGTGTTCTCACCCGGCGAGGAACTCCCCCATGAGGAGTTTCAGAGCATAGAGGACATCAACAACTATCTCCTGTCGCACCCGGAGGTGGTCGCATTTGTGGAGGCGCGAAAACACGATGGCAAGGCGGGCAAGGCCCTGTTTCTGATGTTCGACGAGAAGACGGAGGCGCTGGCAAAGAAGCTCGGGCTCGAGATCTGTTTTCCGTCGGCGGAAATGCGGACCTTCCTGGACAACAAGGTGAATACCAATCGCATCGCGGAGAAGGCCGGGGTGCCGTGCGTGCCCTATGTGCTGTCGCCTGTGCGCGACTATGACCACCTGCGCTCGCTTACCAAACGTCTGGGAGAACACCTTGTCATCCAGACCCCGTTTGGAGATTCCGGGCACACGACATTCTTCATCTCCACGCGCGAGGACTTTGCGCGGCACCGCGATGAGATCATCGGCGAGAAGGAAGTCAAGATCATGAAGCGCATCCGCTGCCGGGGTGCGGCCATCGAGGCGTGCGTGACGCGGCATGGCACCATCGTGGCGCCGCTCATGACCGAGCTGGTGGGATTTTCGGAACTGACGCCGTACCGCGGCGGCTGGTGCGGCAACGAGATCTACCCGGAGGCGTTCACCGCCACCATCCGGCGCAACGCGCGCAAGTACACGCAGATGTTCGGCGACCAGCTGCGGCAGGAGGGATACAAGGGCTACTTCGAGCTGGATTTCCTGGTGGACCAGGACTCACGGGAGCTCTATCTGGGGGAGCTGAATCCGCGTGTCACCGGGGCAAGTTCCATCACCAACCACGCGGTGTTCGCGCTGGCGGATGCGCCGTTGTTTATCTTCCACATTCTGGAGTGGATGGATCAACCCTACCAGTTGAACGTCCGTTCCCTCAACGCGCGCTGGGCGCGACCCGAGAACATCGACCGCTGGAGCCAGCTGGTGATCAAGCACACCCGCAACACCATCGAGCAGGTGACGTCGGCGCCCCGCTCCGGCATCTGGCGCATGCAGCCGGATGGGCGGATCAAGTTCAACCGAATGGATACGCACCGCCGCGCGGTGGAGTCCGCGGACGAGGCGTTCTTTCTGCGCATCACCGGTGAGGGGGATTATCTGTACGAGGGCGCGGACATGGGCATTCTGGTCATGCGCGATCGCCTCATGACCAACGACTTCAAACTGACCGACCGCGCGCGCCGCTGGATCGACGCCATTCGCGCCAGTTACCGGGCCGAGGCACCTTCCAACCACCAGGCCATCGCCAACCAGATCCGCGACGCCGCCGAATTCAAGATGATGTAG
- a CDS encoding VOC family protein: MGATGRKGKTTKARSMQPRLKDYVSWFEIPAHNFQRAVTFYSHIYDIKMETAEMSGYAMAFFPAVNGVGGAVVVGDGCIPSDTGTLVYLNAGTRLDEILARIEPAGGRVVMGRTLISDDAGYFALFIDTEGNKLALHSKK; encoded by the coding sequence ATGGGAGCAACAGGCCGCAAAGGCAAGACGACGAAGGCCAGAAGCATGCAGCCGCGCCTCAAGGACTACGTGAGCTGGTTTGAGATTCCCGCCCACAATTTTCAACGCGCCGTGACGTTCTACAGTCACATTTACGACATCAAGATGGAAACCGCAGAGATGAGTGGTTACGCCATGGCTTTCTTCCCGGCGGTAAACGGGGTCGGCGGGGCGGTGGTGGTGGGAGACGGCTGCATCCCGTCGGACACCGGCACACTGGTATACCTGAACGCCGGCACCAGGCTCGATGAGATTCTGGCCCGCATAGAGCCCGCCGGGGGCAGGGTTGTGATGGGCAGGACCCTGATAAGCGACGACGCCGGCTACTTTGCGCTGTTCATCGACACCGAGGGCAACAAGCTTGCCCTCCATTCCAAGAAGTAG
- a CDS encoding aminotransferase class I/II-fold pyridoxal phosphate-dependent enzyme, with the protein MKPDRVRGIPHYNIAQMRVDLWNELRSGSAGLSVARPGGAGKRRREKVAETLASLAGIEQYFAFPGLSRVRAFEKVLARGEYPALARQVAETAQLLVSDAYRGELDVYAEDDDDEEGRASRFLPTDAPRRKHFEVLFVEDLAEAEEQAFLDRLRDLRRIDDEFVFDVVLQHSFQDALVALLANMNIQAVVIRYAPSFPTRGISPLVKPFVGPALGHDYAAKPRPELGPILGALIRKFRPELDVYYITDTALTNLRTSTLQIFRRIFYGREDLQELCLTILRGIRERYETPFFSALKEYSRKPTGVFHAMPISRGNSVFRSHWMRDFGEFYGRNMFLAETSATTGGLDSLLQPTGTLKRAQEKAAVAYGAKRTYFVTNGTSTANKIVVQALVEPGDLVLVDRDCHKSHHYGLVLSGAYPVYLDSYPIEEYSMYGAVPLESIREKLLLLKSAGRLDKVRMLLLTNCTFDGLVYNVRRVMEQVLAIKPDMIFLWDEAWFAFAGFTSTYRQRTAMYTANELAQRYRSDEYRVEYENHLRSLAPGEAPRLPDPDKVMLRVYSTQSTHKTLSSFRQGSMVHIWDEDFRRRAEATFHEAYMTHTSTSPNYQILASLDVGRRQVQFEGYELVEKSIEMAMLLRARIQDHKQLRKYFDVLTVKDFIPDQHRTSGLGEYYDRERGWNRMESAWEQDEFVLDPTKITLFIGRTGVDGDTFKNRFLMDRFNIQINKTSRNTVLFMTNIGTTRGSVAYLVNALLRIADELDEHFRSLNRREKEMARKRIKSLTQEVPPLPDFSRFHHSFQAVPSVPGGDLREAYFLACDENKIEYAMLDECGHMLREGLEPVSASFVIPYPPGFPVLVPGQVVSPAIVEFLQALDVKEIHGYRADLGLKIFTRGALDREKTATAMGMSRPASIPSLTKLKK; encoded by the coding sequence ATGAAGCCAGACCGAGTGCGGGGCATTCCCCATTACAACATCGCGCAGATGCGCGTGGACCTCTGGAACGAGCTGCGGAGCGGATCCGCCGGTTTGTCCGTTGCCCGCCCCGGGGGCGCCGGAAAGCGCCGGCGCGAGAAGGTGGCCGAGACGCTGGCCAGCCTGGCTGGAATCGAGCAGTACTTCGCCTTTCCGGGCCTGTCGCGCGTGCGCGCCTTCGAGAAGGTGCTCGCGCGCGGCGAGTACCCCGCGCTTGCGCGCCAGGTGGCGGAGACGGCGCAGTTGCTGGTGAGCGATGCCTACCGCGGTGAGCTGGACGTGTACGCCGAGGACGATGACGATGAGGAGGGCCGCGCCTCGCGTTTTCTGCCGACCGACGCACCCAGACGCAAGCACTTCGAGGTGCTCTTCGTTGAGGATCTGGCGGAGGCGGAGGAGCAGGCCTTCCTGGACAGGCTGCGTGATCTGCGCCGTATCGACGACGAATTCGTGTTCGATGTGGTCCTGCAACATTCCTTTCAGGATGCGCTGGTGGCCCTGTTGGCCAACATGAATATCCAGGCGGTTGTCATTCGCTACGCACCGTCGTTTCCGACGCGCGGGATTTCGCCGCTGGTGAAGCCCTTTGTGGGGCCCGCGCTCGGGCATGACTACGCGGCCAAGCCCCGGCCGGAACTGGGTCCCATCCTGGGGGCGCTGATCAGGAAGTTCCGCCCCGAGCTGGACGTGTACTACATCACCGACACGGCGCTGACCAACCTGAGGACCAGCACGCTGCAGATCTTTCGCCGGATCTTCTACGGACGCGAGGACCTGCAGGAGCTGTGCCTGACCATCCTGCGCGGCATCCGCGAACGCTACGAGACACCGTTCTTCTCCGCGCTCAAGGAGTACAGCCGCAAGCCCACCGGCGTGTTTCACGCCATGCCGATTTCGCGCGGCAACTCCGTGTTCCGGTCGCACTGGATGCGGGACTTCGGAGAGTTCTACGGACGGAACATGTTTCTCGCGGAAACGTCGGCCACCACCGGCGGCCTGGATTCGCTCCTGCAGCCCACCGGGACGCTCAAGCGGGCCCAGGAGAAGGCCGCGGTGGCGTACGGTGCCAAGCGAACTTATTTCGTGACCAACGGAACGTCCACTGCGAACAAGATCGTGGTGCAGGCACTGGTGGAGCCCGGGGACCTCGTCCTGGTCGATCGAGACTGTCACAAGTCGCACCACTACGGCCTGGTATTGTCCGGCGCCTATCCCGTGTACCTGGATTCCTATCCCATCGAGGAGTACTCCATGTACGGCGCGGTGCCGTTGGAGAGCATTCGCGAGAAACTGCTCCTGCTCAAGAGCGCGGGCCGGCTGGACAAGGTCAGGATGCTGCTCCTAACCAACTGCACGTTCGACGGCCTGGTCTACAACGTGCGTCGTGTGATGGAGCAGGTGCTGGCGATAAAGCCCGACATGATCTTTCTGTGGGATGAGGCCTGGTTCGCCTTCGCCGGGTTTACCAGCACATACCGGCAACGAACCGCCATGTATACGGCCAATGAACTGGCGCAACGCTACCGCAGCGACGAGTACCGCGTCGAGTACGAGAACCACCTGCGCTCGCTGGCGCCAGGCGAGGCGCCGCGTCTCCCCGACCCGGACAAGGTGATGCTGCGCGTGTACTCCACCCAGAGCACCCACAAGACCCTGAGCAGTTTCCGCCAGGGATCCATGGTGCACATCTGGGACGAGGATTTTCGCCGCCGCGCGGAGGCGACGTTCCACGAGGCATACATGACGCACACGTCCACCTCCCCCAACTACCAAATACTGGCCTCGCTCGACGTGGGCCGGCGCCAGGTGCAGTTTGAGGGATACGAGCTGGTTGAGAAGAGCATCGAAATGGCGATGCTGCTGCGGGCGCGCATCCAGGACCATAAGCAGCTGCGGAAGTATTTCGATGTGCTCACCGTGAAGGACTTCATTCCCGACCAGCACCGGACGAGCGGGCTCGGCGAGTATTACGACCGGGAGCGGGGGTGGAATCGCATGGAGTCGGCGTGGGAGCAGGACGAGTTTGTTCTCGATCCCACCAAGATCACGCTGTTCATCGGCCGCACCGGTGTCGACGGGGACACATTCAAGAATCGTTTCCTGATGGACCGGTTCAACATTCAAATCAACAAGACCTCGCGTAACACGGTCTTATTCATGACCAACATCGGCACCACTCGGGGCAGCGTGGCCTATCTGGTGAATGCGCTGCTGCGGATTGCCGACGAGTTGGATGAGCACTTCCGGTCTCTGAACCGCAGGGAGAAGGAAATGGCGCGCAAGCGAATCAAGTCCCTCACCCAGGAGGTGCCGCCGCTTCCGGACTTCAGCCGCTTTCACCATTCGTTCCAGGCCGTGCCCAGCGTTCCCGGCGGGGATTTGCGCGAGGCATATTTTCTGGCCTGCGACGAGAACAAGATCGAGTACGCCATGCTCGACGAGTGCGGGCACATGCTCCGGGAGGGGCTCGAGCCGGTGTCGGCTTCGTTTGTCATTCCCTACCCGCCGGGGTTTCCAGTTCTGGTTCCCGGGCAGGTGGTGAGTCCGGCCATCGTGGAGTTCCTGCAGGCTCTGGACGTGAAGGAGATCCATGGCTACCGCGCAGACCTGGGACTGAAAATATTCACCCGCGGTGCGTTGGATCGGGAGAAAACCGCGACCGCAATGGGCATGTCCCGGCCCGCTAGCATTCCGTCGTTAACCAAGTTGAAGAAGTGA
- a CDS encoding carbon-nitrogen hydrolase family protein yields MKPFSIAGIQMPVSASHSNVADMTSQLDVLMAVYPWVQMVVFSELCPFGPLIHNALAFPNEVEAHFQSVARKHGIWLIPGSMFRTEGGRVFNTATVIDPHGEVVGRYDKQFPFYPYEVGVTGGTEFLIWDVPEVGRFGISICYDMWFPETSRTLSVQGVEVLLHPTLTATMDRDVELAIAQATAACNQCFIFDINGLGDGGTGRSIVCGPDGRVLYLASTGPEMIPVEIDMERVQRSREHGLLRLGQPLKSFRERRVHFDIYDAGRELPYLKTLGPLIKPMRLEKLQQAHGAASDEPPPGGKPGA; encoded by the coding sequence ATGAAGCCGTTCTCCATTGCCGGCATCCAGATGCCGGTATCAGCGAGCCACAGCAACGTGGCCGACATGACTTCGCAGCTCGACGTGCTCATGGCGGTGTATCCCTGGGTTCAGATGGTGGTGTTCAGCGAGTTGTGTCCTTTCGGCCCGCTGATCCACAATGCGCTGGCATTTCCCAACGAAGTGGAGGCGCATTTCCAGTCCGTAGCGCGCAAACACGGAATCTGGCTGATTCCAGGTTCGATGTTTCGCACCGAGGGCGGCAGAGTGTTCAATACCGCGACGGTCATCGATCCGCATGGTGAGGTGGTCGGGCGCTACGACAAGCAGTTTCCGTTCTACCCTTACGAGGTGGGTGTGACGGGGGGGACCGAGTTTCTCATCTGGGATGTGCCCGAAGTGGGCCGTTTTGGAATCTCCATCTGCTACGACATGTGGTTCCCGGAGACGTCGCGAACCCTGTCGGTACAGGGGGTCGAGGTGCTGCTCCATCCCACGTTGACCGCCACCATGGACCGGGATGTGGAACTCGCGATAGCGCAGGCGACGGCGGCGTGCAACCAGTGCTTCATCTTCGACATCAATGGGCTCGGCGACGGCGGGACCGGACGCTCCATCGTGTGCGGGCCGGATGGCCGGGTGCTCTACCTGGCCAGCACCGGGCCCGAAATGATACCGGTCGAGATCGACATGGAACGCGTGCAGCGCAGCCGGGAGCACGGTCTGCTGCGTCTGGGGCAGCCGCTCAAGAGTTTTCGTGAACGGCGCGTCCACTTTGATATCTACGATGCCGGCCGCGAACTCCCCTATCTCAAGACGCTCGGGCCGTTGATCAAGCCGATGCGTCTGGAGAAGCTGCAGCAGGCCCACGGCGCCGCATCCGATGAGCCGCCGCCGGGTGGGAAGCCCGGCGCATGA